The Methanobrevibacter sp. nucleotide sequence TTAACAAAAGTACACCCAACTTTTCGATTCATCCCCGACTTGCAGAAGTCGAGGTATTCTCGAATTTTAAAGATAAAGGATTCCTCCCTTTAATTTGATGTGTTCGCCAAGAGGAGAGTTCATTAAAACATGTGTTTTAAATCTTATCATTGGCAATATTATCCTGTTCAAAATAAATATCACCACCTTTTGGATCAAGAGTTTGATTAGATATAATCTTTAATTTAATGGAATATATACTTTTTATTTGTTAGATTCCCAAATCAAAATTGCTTCATACTTGAAATTTTTATTACTCAAATATCCTGTGGAATATGGCCTATCTATATCAATTCTTTGAGATTAACTTAAGAAAATATTATTTCATATCCTTCGGTAAATGCCACAATGCAGTCAGTGAATTAGTGTTATTTGAATATGCTACAAAATTTTCGAAAAATTCTCTTTTAACTTCCATTGCAGTTTCACCCTCCATTAACCTCAGCAATCATGAGTGGAGAATCGGGATTAACAGATTATTGTTCTTTTTAACTAGATTCATATTGTGTTGTTTTTGTTGGTGGCAAGAACCTTAATAATGTTAAATGGTATGTTAACACCATTATATTTTTAAATTAGGTGAAAAAGGTTAGTTGGAAATTTGGACTTTTTATCTAATCTACTCGAGGCTTTTAGGTTATTCTCTCCGGATAGATTAAAACAGCACTTTTTTTAAAATCAGTCTTTGTAATTGTTTTCAACTCTGTCAAGGTAATATTTTCCCTTGTCGGTGATGCTGTAAAATCTATAGCGTTTATCTTCTTCATTAAGACATTCTACAAGCTCCGCATCTTTCAAAGTCTTCAGGTATTTTGAAACATGATTGCTGTTGTCATCAATATCCTTGCTGATTCTTGAAGGTATTTTGTCCTCTTTTTCAAGTGATTTAAGCACGCTTATCCTTTTTTTGGACCTTGCAAGCAGGGATACGATGCTCATGTCGTCTTTGTTTTTCATATTTTTAATTTTGTTTTTAGCTATATAGTAGATATCTATATGATATTAGCATGCTAATAGCAATATTTATATGTTGTGTGTAACATACTAATTATTACAAAAATGATGGTGTTTACTATGAACAAAAAGATTCTAGCCGCAATTATAATTCTTGCAATTGTTTCACTGATGTGCGTATTTTCTATCAGCATGTCCGCTAAGAATTTTGATGGACATTTCACCATGAATGTTCCGATGGGAAAACAGTATCGCGATATTGCCTATTGCCTTCCAAACGGAGGCCTGGGATCAATTGCCGAATACTGGGATGTTAATACTAACTGTGAAATAGAAGACGGGGACATTGTAATCTATTATTATAATAACTCTCTTCTCTCAGATGGGGAGTCAAGTGCATGGCAGCATGCTTTAAATGGACTTACAACATCTTATCTCTATAAGCGGGCTCCAGATGATGGCAATCTGGTTATTCTAACCAATGATATTGATATGAAAGGTATGCCCCCCTATATGGCAGGAAAATCAAATGAAGACGGCAGTGAAGCTGTTTTTGTCGGCGGCAGGAACCTCAATGATGTCAAATTGTATGCAAACACCATTGAATTTTTAAATTAGGTGTGAAAAATGTTAGTTAGAAATTTGGACTTTTTATCAATTCCCAAGGAATTTGCTAAAGTTGAAATCGAAATCTATGACAACAAGTCAATCGCTTTAGTGTATATTGAAAACAAAGGTTATTCACTGGTCTTAAAAGAAGGTGATGACATCCACTCAGTATTCTTGCTCAAGACAGACATTATACCAAGCAATGTAAACGGCCATTCCGACAGGGAAGACTTTATAAACGTCATTAAAATGCTTTTGGACAGAATTTACAGCGTCAGTGATATTAAGGAATATGAAAAACAGCATCAGGAACATGTATTCTTAAGACTGATGGACATGCTCAACGAAGGAAATGGTGTTGAAATGATATCCGAAGACAATTCCAAAACCTACACAGACATTGAAAAAGGTTTCATGAAGCTGGAAATTGATATCATGGACAATAAAATCAACGCATTGAATTCATCCATTTCAGATGTTTCATCCAACCTGCAGTCCACTGTGGATAATATAGAAGAAAACAAATGGGGAAACAAGATTAAAAAATCAATCGATCAAAATAACTGGGGATAATTATGGTTAAATGTCAAAATTGCGGAGCAGAAGTTGTAGGATCAAATTTCTGCTTTGCATGCGGTGAAAAGGTAGAGCAGTTCGAAAGCGATTCAAGCATATGTCCAAAATGCGGTGCGAAAAACAGAAAAAACACTTCATTTTGTGCAGAATGTGGAAACAAATTGTCAGGGGGACTTCCTTCATCAAGAAATCAAAGGGAGTGGGAAATAAAACGTAATGAAGTTATTCAAAGATATGACAGGCTTGCAGAGGAATTCGGAATCAAGGACGAGGACTATTTCCTCACCAGTGTCAAAAGATTCAACAAGCTTGAGCAGAGTACAACAAAACACAGTCTCACAAGAGATGTTGTTGAAACCGCCCTGGTTGGAGCACCTATTTCCCGTTTTAGCAAAAATCACATGGGTAATGAAACAATTATCGATGGATTTTTCCTGATTAAGGAAGAAAAATTTGTTTTCATGGAAATCGATAACAGAGACTGGGAAAAAGTAAATGCCGGAATAAACAATTTCTACTTCGACAAGATTGTTTCAATGAGGGTTACAAAACGTCTGGGAGATGACAGCAGATATGCCGACATTACCAAAAGGGCATGGACATCACCTGATGACATCAGAAGGTCAATCAAAAATGACATCCAATCCCTTAAGGCTACAAGATTTAAGGATTTGATAGCAAACAATGACAGTGCAGACATGTTTGACAGGCTGCTCATCAAACTGGTTGACAACACTTCCTATGAAATCAGGCTTCCAAGCTACCAGTTCGGTCAAAACCTTGTGGATTTATTCGAAACTTTAAGGGGAAAACTGCAAACAGTTGTTGTTCAAAATCAAACAGCAGAACCTACCAAGGCACAACAGCTAAAGGAATTCCAGGAATTGCTTGAAAGTGGTGCAATAACACAGGAAGAATTCGACCAGCTTAAAAAGGAACTGCTGTTCGGTTAGGTGTTGAAGATGGTTAAATGTAGTCGATGTGGGGTTGAAGTTGCAGACTCATTTGACATGTGTCCCAATTGCGGAAACTCTTTGGCACAGTCACAGGAACCCGTTAGTGAACCCTCAGGGGATTTGACATGCAGCAATTGCGGAGCGCCTATAAAAAATGACGCCGATTTCTGCTCAGAATGCGGAACAAAAGTTGAACAGAAC carries:
- a CDS encoding winged helix-turn-helix domain-containing protein, whose amino-acid sequence is MKNKDDMSIVSLLARSKKRISVLKSLEKEDKIPSRISKDIDDNSNHVSKYLKTLKDAELVECLNEEDKRYRFYSITDKGKYYLDRVENNYKD
- a CDS encoding zinc-ribbon domain-containing protein, producing the protein MVKCQNCGAEVVGSNFCFACGEKVEQFESDSSICPKCGAKNRKNTSFCAECGNKLSGGLPSSRNQREWEIKRNEVIQRYDRLAEEFGIKDEDYFLTSVKRFNKLEQSTTKHSLTRDVVETALVGAPISRFSKNHMGNETIIDGFFLIKEEKFVFMEIDNRDWEKVNAGINNFYFDKIVSMRVTKRLGDDSRYADITKRAWTSPDDIRRSIKNDIQSLKATRFKDLIANNDSADMFDRLLIKLVDNTSYEIRLPSYQFGQNLVDLFETLRGKLQTVVVQNQTAEPTKAQQLKEFQELLESGAITQEEFDQLKKELLFG